In one Candidatus Rickettsiella isopodorum genomic region, the following are encoded:
- a CDS encoding peptidoglycan D,D-transpeptidase FtsI family protein, with product MQRRRVKKNKRTPIASTYQWRLMIVVFILLIVALGLIGRLINLTIVNRQFLRNQGNARTVRTLTIPAHRGMILDRRGEPLAISTPVDAIWIDPAYFKPNRQQLSLLSHFLHINPQTIHEIGLHGQFKEFVYLKRGLNPSLAKQIKDLKIPGLFLQNEYHRYYPEGPVMAHVVGLTNVDDKGQEGLELAYNNWLEGQSGLKKVIKDRLGHVVADIRSIRQPRPGHQLQLSIDKRIQYAAFRELKTGIERYQADSGSVVVLDVKTGEILAMANWPSYNPNDRLTTQDGHTRNRALTDLFEPGSTIKSFSMASVLASSRFTPSSQIDTSPGWMIVAGKRIMDERNNGVMDLTKILQISSNMGMSKLILSLPAENLWNTLNTVGFGQITQSGFPGERTGSLPNFKVWNPFVLATLSFGYGISVTALQLAQAYAVLADGGVKVPVTFLKIQGDAPSGQRVLDKTISREVLDMLESVLTKGGTAPLARVPGYRVTGKTGTVRIVGVHGYEKHRYNSIFIGIAPASHPRLVVAVVLHDPKGRLYYGGYTAGPIFSHVMNNALHLLNIPPDDLASLNQPLPHVMLPSQGMQD from the coding sequence ATGCAGCGTCGTCGCGTCAAAAAAAACAAACGTACTCCTATTGCTTCGACCTACCAATGGCGTTTGATGATAGTGGTTTTTATATTGTTGATCGTCGCCTTAGGTTTAATTGGACGACTTATCAATTTAACGATTGTTAATCGCCAATTCTTACGTAACCAAGGGAATGCAAGAACAGTGCGTACGTTAACTATTCCTGCACATCGCGGTATGATTTTGGATCGCCGTGGTGAACCTTTAGCGATCAGTACTCCGGTAGATGCTATTTGGATAGATCCTGCTTATTTTAAGCCGAATAGACAACAACTTTCTTTACTCAGTCATTTTTTACACATCAATCCTCAAACTATTCATGAAATAGGGTTACATGGTCAATTTAAAGAATTTGTTTATTTAAAGCGTGGTTTAAATCCCAGTTTAGCCAAGCAAATCAAGGATCTAAAAATACCCGGCCTTTTTTTACAAAATGAATATCATCGTTATTATCCAGAAGGACCGGTGATGGCACATGTGGTGGGTTTAACGAATGTGGATGATAAAGGGCAAGAAGGTTTAGAACTCGCTTATAATAATTGGCTAGAAGGTCAATCCGGTTTAAAGAAAGTGATTAAAGATCGATTAGGGCATGTTGTAGCGGATATACGATCAATCCGTCAACCCAGACCAGGACATCAATTACAATTAAGTATAGATAAACGCATCCAATATGCGGCTTTTAGAGAGCTTAAGACAGGAATCGAACGATATCAAGCGGATTCTGGATCGGTCGTTGTACTTGATGTTAAAACGGGTGAAATTTTAGCAATGGCAAACTGGCCCTCTTATAATCCTAATGACAGGCTTACAACACAGGACGGCCATACGCGTAATCGTGCATTAACCGATTTGTTTGAGCCGGGATCTACCATTAAAAGCTTTAGTATGGCGAGCGTGTTAGCCAGTAGTCGATTTACTCCTAGTAGTCAAATCGATACATCGCCTGGTTGGATGATCGTTGCCGGTAAACGTATTATGGATGAACGTAATAATGGTGTCATGGATTTAACCAAGATATTACAGATTTCTAGCAACATGGGTATGTCAAAATTAATTCTTTCACTACCCGCGGAAAATTTATGGAATACTTTAAATACAGTGGGTTTTGGTCAAATTACGCAAAGTGGTTTCCCGGGTGAGCGAACCGGTAGTTTACCCAATTTTAAAGTATGGAATCCTTTTGTATTAGCGACCTTGTCGTTTGGTTATGGAATTTCAGTGACTGCTTTGCAGTTGGCACAAGCTTATGCCGTGTTAGCGGATGGGGGTGTTAAAGTTCCGGTGACTTTTCTTAAAATTCAAGGTGATGCTCCATCGGGACAACGGGTGCTAGATAAGACTATTAGTAGAGAAGTGTTGGATATGTTAGAGTCCGTACTGACTAAAGGTGGAACAGCACCCTTAGCACGCGTTCCAGGCTATAGAGTGACCGGTAAAACCGGTACTGTGCGTATAGTCGGTGTGCATGGTTATGAAAAACATCGTTATAATAGTATTTTTATTGGCATTGCTCCTGCGAGCCACCCACGTCTTGTCGTTGCAGTTGTGTTGCATGATCCAAAAGGTCGCTTATATTATGGCGGTTATACGGCAGGACCTATTTTTTCCCATGTGATGAATAATGCATTACACTTGCTTAATATTCCCCCTGACGATTTAGCGAGTCTTAATCAACCACTTCCTCACGTAATGCTTCCTTCACAAGGTATGCAAGATTAG
- the ftsL gene encoding cell division protein FtsL, with translation MNMAARALTQSSLTWERGQSWVISLKMLGLILLILAVLSSALSVIYIKTVQRNLYSQLQASQQDYDHLKTEWSQLLLEENTWVAPVRIQTLAQQELGMRIPEMKNTVLLTKSV, from the coding sequence ATGAATATGGCAGCACGTGCTTTAACACAAAGTTCTTTAACTTGGGAGCGAGGGCAAAGTTGGGTCATTTCCTTAAAGATGTTAGGACTCATTTTATTAATACTTGCCGTATTGTCTTCAGCACTCTCAGTGATTTATATAAAAACCGTACAGCGTAATTTATATAGTCAGTTACAAGCAAGTCAGCAAGATTACGATCATTTAAAAACAGAATGGAGCCAATTATTACTCGAAGAAAATACTTGGGTGGCGCCAGTGAGAATACAAACTTTAGCGCAACAAGAATTAGGAATGCGAATTCCTGAAATGAAAAACACGGTTTTATTAACGAAGTCTGTTTAA
- the rsmH gene encoding 16S rRNA (cytosine(1402)-N(4))-methyltransferase RsmH: MQKQEQHQPVLLAEVVENLAIDVDGIYMDATFGRGGHAGQILQNLGPKGRLIAIDKDPEAVAYAHQQWGHDERFKVYQGSFKRLKAIAEIEGIMRQVAGILLDLGVSSPQLDQADRGFSFLRDGPLDMRMDPKTGISAAEWLACAQEKEIAQVLKDYGEERYAKRIARAIGEERKLRPIATTVHLANVVKLAHPRWERHKHPATQTFQAIRIRINNELEDLKVCLEQSLEVLKIGGRLLVISFHSLEDRIVKRFIRQHTHEAVELKKLPFMPAKWEPKLKNLGRRIKPDAYAIKANPRSRSAVLRIAEKIS; this comes from the coding sequence ATGCAAAAACAAGAGCAGCATCAACCGGTTTTATTGGCAGAGGTTGTTGAAAATTTAGCCATTGATGTGGATGGAATTTATATGGATGCCACGTTTGGACGTGGTGGGCATGCGGGACAAATTTTACAGAATTTAGGACCTAAAGGAAGATTAATTGCTATTGATAAGGACCCTGAAGCCGTGGCTTATGCACACCAGCAATGGGGTCATGATGAGCGCTTTAAAGTGTATCAGGGTTCATTTAAGCGTCTAAAAGCCATAGCAGAAATCGAAGGTATTATGCGTCAGGTCGCTGGAATCTTATTAGATTTAGGGGTTTCTTCCCCTCAATTAGATCAAGCGGATAGAGGATTTAGTTTTTTACGAGATGGGCCATTAGATATGCGCATGGATCCAAAAACAGGAATCAGCGCAGCAGAATGGCTAGCCTGTGCACAAGAGAAGGAAATTGCACAAGTATTAAAGGATTATGGCGAAGAACGTTATGCAAAACGTATTGCTCGAGCAATAGGAGAAGAACGGAAATTAAGACCTATCGCAACGACGGTTCATTTAGCGAATGTAGTGAAATTAGCTCACCCTCGTTGGGAGAGGCATAAACATCCTGCTACACAAACCTTTCAAGCAATACGCATTCGAATTAATAATGAGTTGGAAGATTTAAAAGTCTGCTTAGAACAAAGTTTGGAAGTGTTGAAGATAGGTGGACGTTTATTGGTTATTAGCTTCCATTCGTTAGAAGATCGAATCGTAAAACGGTTTATTCGCCAGCATACTCATGAAGCGGTGGAGTTAAAAAAGCTACCTTTCATGCCAGCTAAATGGGAGCCTAAATTAAAAAATTTAGGTCGCAGGATTAAACCGGATGCGTATGCGATTAAAGCGAATCCACGATCGCGTAGCGCTGTGTTACGAATTGCGGAGAAAATATCATGA
- the mraZ gene encoding division/cell wall cluster transcriptional repressor MraZ, whose amino-acid sequence MFRGINLVVLDAKGRIKLPVRYRQLLPTDKEPQLVLTIDTESPCLLLYPLQEWEIIEEKLQALPSFNPAVRRIQRLLIGHATDLDVDTNGRVLLPALLRNYAHLEKEIMVVGQGRKIELWSAREWDDYRTQWISETVKPEELPGELQNLAL is encoded by the coding sequence ATGTTTCGGGGTATAAATTTGGTAGTGCTCGATGCGAAGGGCCGGATCAAGTTACCGGTTCGCTATCGACAGTTACTACCTACAGATAAAGAACCTCAACTAGTACTTACTATCGATACCGAGTCTCCTTGTTTATTGCTTTATCCTTTACAGGAATGGGAAATCATCGAAGAAAAATTGCAGGCCTTACCCAGTTTTAATCCGGCTGTGCGGCGTATTCAACGATTACTGATAGGTCATGCAACTGATTTGGATGTCGATACCAATGGCCGAGTTTTATTGCCAGCACTGTTAAGAAATTATGCACATTTAGAAAAAGAAATTATGGTCGTAGGTCAAGGTAGAAAAATTGAATTGTGGAGCGCTAGAGAATGGGACGATTATCGTACTCAATGGATTTCAGAGACCGTTAAACCGGAAGAGTTACCTGGTGAGTTACAGAATTTAGCGTTGTAG
- a CDS encoding anhydro-N-acetylmuramic acid kinase: MKKLYIGLMSGTSMDAVDVALVDFSNNQPKLLATYKSPLPHRLRKELNKLYSIDSINIVKFAELDQKIALISVEAVKKLLEKSQCSAKDILAIGSHGQTVFHYPHLSNYPFTLQIGDPNIIAEKTGITTIADFRRRDIAAGGQGAPLTPAFHNTILRNKKEETIVLNLGGIANITYLPADLKATVLGFDTGPANCLLDQWIQYHCKRWFDDEGAWAASASFDQALLNQFLSDPYFQLKPPKSTGPEYFNFKWIQTQLALLNQPPAPAIVQATLCELIAVSISKAILSFKSTHGVILLCGGGSKNTYLRKRIQQHCRHHPILLTDDRGVPSDWLEAMAFAWLAKQTLEGKSSNLPEVTGAKNATILGGIYLKT; encoded by the coding sequence ATGAAAAAATTATATATAGGTTTAATGTCAGGCACGAGTATGGATGCAGTGGATGTTGCATTAGTCGATTTTTCAAATAATCAACCCAAATTACTTGCTACCTATAAATCCCCTTTACCTCATCGGTTACGTAAAGAACTCAATAAACTTTACTCTATAGATTCAATTAACATAGTAAAATTTGCTGAACTCGATCAAAAAATCGCATTAATTTCGGTGGAAGCCGTTAAAAAACTATTAGAAAAAAGTCAATGTTCTGCTAAAGATATTTTAGCGATAGGTAGCCACGGGCAAACTGTTTTTCATTATCCCCATCTTTCAAATTATCCATTTACTCTTCAGATTGGCGATCCCAATATCATTGCAGAAAAAACCGGTATTACGACCATTGCGGATTTTCGTCGACGAGATATTGCCGCCGGAGGTCAAGGAGCGCCCTTAACGCCGGCTTTTCACAACACGATTTTACGCAATAAAAAAGAAGAGACTATCGTATTAAATCTCGGTGGAATTGCCAATATCACTTATTTACCTGCTGATCTAAAAGCGACAGTTTTAGGCTTTGATACGGGTCCTGCGAATTGCCTACTCGATCAATGGATACAATATCATTGTAAACGCTGGTTTGATGACGAGGGTGCTTGGGCAGCAAGTGCCTCTTTTGACCAAGCCTTATTAAACCAATTTTTATCTGATCCTTATTTTCAACTAAAACCTCCAAAAAGTACTGGGCCCGAATATTTCAATTTCAAATGGATACAGACACAACTTGCTTTGCTAAATCAACCGCCCGCACCTGCTATAGTGCAAGCAACTCTTTGCGAACTGATTGCTGTCAGTATTTCAAAAGCTATATTAAGCTTTAAAAGTACGCATGGCGTGATTTTACTCTGTGGGGGAGGAAGTAAAAATACTTATTTAAGAAAACGCATCCAACAACATTGCCGCCACCATCCTATCTTATTAACCGATGATCGAGGAGTACCCAGTGATTGGTTAGAAGCAATGGCATTCGCATGGCTTGCAAAACAAACTTTAGAAGGCAAATCCAGTAACCTCCCCGAAGTAACCGGCGCTAAAAACGCAACCATACTCGGTGGAATTTACTTAAAAACTTAA
- the erpA gene encoding iron-sulfur cluster insertion protein ErpA, whose product MQPIVMTENAANKIGELITEEGNFQLKLRVFITGGGCSGFQYGFSFDETINDDDTVITKTIVKEDAGDHCPINIQLLVDPMSLAYLVGAEIDYKSDLTGEQFIIRNPNAKTTCGCGSSFAA is encoded by the coding sequence ATGCAGCCGATTGTTATGACTGAAAATGCAGCCAACAAAATAGGGGAGCTGATTACTGAAGAAGGGAATTTTCAGTTAAAACTACGTGTATTTATTACGGGTGGTGGTTGTTCTGGTTTTCAATACGGATTTAGTTTCGATGAGACTATCAATGACGATGATACGGTGATAACCAAAACTATCGTTAAAGAAGATGCTGGAGATCATTGTCCTATCAACATTCAGCTACTCGTTGATCCTATGAGCCTCGCTTATCTAGTCGGTGCAGAAATAGATTATAAATCGGATTTAACGGGGGAACAGTTTATTATCCGTAATCCGAATGCTAAAACCACGTGCGGTTGCGGTTCTTCTTTTGCTGCTTAA
- a CDS encoding protein YgfX, producing the protein MAANFYRLKSSYYLAILLLVVHGGAIACLCFLPWPWWTKLLLSLACLMSFVTLFCQHVLLNNPHSVIEFWQQSIGCWQLRNNLGEVSMQHLADDSICTRYFVLLNFVALNKKKTKISLVLLPDSLNLKDFKQLRRQLQSVS; encoded by the coding sequence GTGGCGGCTAATTTTTATCGTTTAAAATCTTCTTATTATTTAGCTATTTTACTCCTGGTGGTTCATGGTGGCGCTATCGCTTGCTTGTGCTTTTTGCCCTGGCCCTGGTGGACTAAATTACTGTTAAGTTTGGCTTGTTTGATGAGTTTTGTGACGCTTTTTTGCCAACATGTCTTATTAAATAATCCTCATTCTGTCATTGAATTTTGGCAACAAAGCATCGGTTGTTGGCAGTTAAGGAATAATCTTGGTGAAGTGAGTATGCAACATTTGGCGGATGATAGCATTTGTACCCGCTATTTTGTGCTATTAAATTTTGTTGCTTTAAATAAGAAAAAAACTAAAATTTCTTTAGTTTTATTGCCGGATAGTTTAAATCTTAAGGATTTTAAGCAGTTGAGAAGACAATTACAGAGCGTTAGTTAA
- a CDS encoding succinate dehydrogenase assembly factor 2 — translation MKNLQEKRQRLRWQCRRGMLELDLILQAFFDKNYLTLVPNDQDLFEQLLTYSDQELYSYLIKRQPMTDRAMQALMERISCGG, via the coding sequence ATGAAGAATTTGCAAGAAAAACGACAACGTTTACGTTGGCAATGTCGGCGCGGAATGCTAGAATTAGATCTTATTTTACAAGCTTTTTTTGATAAAAACTATCTAACTTTAGTGCCTAATGATCAAGATCTATTTGAACAATTGTTAACTTATTCTGATCAAGAACTTTATTCTTATTTAATTAAGCGTCAGCCCATGACAGATAGAGCGATGCAAGCTTTAATGGAACGGATAAGTTGTGGCGGCTAA
- the ccmE gene encoding cytochrome c maturation protein CcmE, translating into MNVLQKKRLNFVLFMIMVAAFVIGLSLYALKQNINLFYTPTQLAERHVTPGRLFRLGGQVKKGTVKQNEQQLLVSFVVSDASHNVLVEYQGVLPDLFREGQSVVVEGSLDPGGIMQAKQVLAKHDERYRPAK; encoded by the coding sequence ATGAATGTGCTCCAAAAAAAACGTTTAAATTTCGTTTTGTTCATGATAATGGTGGCTGCATTCGTTATTGGTTTATCTCTCTATGCGTTAAAACAAAACATTAATTTGTTTTATACACCTACCCAACTCGCTGAACGACACGTAACCCCAGGTCGACTTTTTCGTTTAGGGGGTCAAGTTAAAAAAGGCACCGTGAAACAAAATGAGCAACAATTGTTAGTTTCTTTTGTAGTGAGTGATGCGTCGCATAATGTGCTAGTGGAATATCAAGGGGTGCTACCGGATTTGTTCCGTGAAGGACAGTCAGTGGTGGTTGAAGGGAGTTTGGATCCGGGGGGTATTATGCAAGCCAAACAAGTACTGGCAAAACATGATGAACGATATCGGCCTGCCAAATAA
- a CDS encoding GMP reductase, which yields MRIEHEIRLDFKDVLIRPKRSTLQTRADVDLTRDYTFKHSRLSWKGIPIIASNMDHTGTFAMAKSLAHHKLLTAIDKFASLQDWKKFSTQHAKLTSYCFPTTGIKPEDADMLAKIIKSAPSPFICIDVANGYTQRFVDSIRALRKKYPKKTLIAGNVVTAEMAEELVLAGADIVKVGIGPGSVCTTRLKTGVGYPQLSAIIECADAVHGLGGHLCADGGCVSPGDVAKAFAAGADFVMLGGMLAGHEECAGEKVEENGQLFMRFYGMSSSEAMHKHHGKMNDYRASEGRSVNIPYRGKVENTLLDILGGLRSTCTYVGAQRLKELSKRTTFLRVTQQFNEVFAALQVNERITNT from the coding sequence ATGCGCATTGAGCACGAAATAAGATTAGATTTTAAAGACGTGTTAATTAGGCCGAAACGCAGCACGTTGCAAACGCGTGCCGATGTGGATTTAACTCGTGACTATACCTTTAAGCACTCACGGCTTTCATGGAAAGGTATTCCTATTATTGCTTCGAATATGGATCATACGGGTACTTTTGCTATGGCGAAAAGCTTAGCACATCATAAATTACTTACCGCGATTGATAAGTTTGCAAGCTTACAAGACTGGAAAAAATTTTCTACTCAACACGCTAAACTGACTTCTTATTGTTTCCCGACGACAGGAATTAAACCGGAAGATGCCGATATGCTGGCAAAAATTATTAAAAGTGCACCGAGTCCTTTTATTTGCATTGATGTTGCTAATGGTTATACGCAACGTTTTGTTGATAGTATTCGAGCATTACGAAAAAAATATCCTAAAAAAACATTAATCGCGGGTAATGTAGTGACGGCTGAAATGGCTGAAGAATTGGTTTTAGCAGGAGCTGATATTGTTAAAGTCGGTATCGGTCCGGGTTCTGTTTGTACAACCCGTTTGAAAACAGGTGTAGGCTATCCTCAATTATCCGCTATCATAGAATGTGCAGATGCAGTACATGGTTTAGGCGGGCATTTGTGTGCAGACGGTGGCTGCGTTTCACCGGGGGATGTCGCTAAAGCATTTGCTGCAGGAGCAGACTTTGTTATGCTAGGGGGTATGCTGGCCGGTCACGAAGAATGTGCGGGTGAAAAGGTAGAGGAAAATGGCCAATTGTTTATGCGATTTTATGGAATGAGTTCAAGTGAGGCGATGCATAAACATCATGGTAAGATGAATGACTATCGTGCTAGTGAGGGTCGTTCAGTTAATATTCCTTATCGAGGTAAGGTCGAAAATACCCTACTTGATATTTTAGGCGGATTACGTTCTACCTGCACTTATGTGGGTGCGCAGCGTTTGAAAGAACTTTCTAAACGCACCACTTTTTTGCGTGTTACTCAACAATTCAATGAAGTTTTTGCAGCGTTACAAGTCAATGAACGGATTACTAATACTTAG
- the polA gene encoding DNA polymerase I, whose protein sequence is MKKPLVLVDGTSYLYRAFHALPPLSNSRGEPTGAVYGVINMLRRLIKDTNPEYMVVVFDAKGKTFREELYTEYKAHRPTMPDDLQFQIEPLYAIVRELGLPLIIHSGVEADDVIGTLAAKAVQQQLPVLISTGDKDFAQLVCEHITLVNTMTNSRLDYQGVVDKFGVTPEQITDYLSLIGDTVDNVPGIPNVGPKTAAKWLNHYGTLESLIKNAHEIKGKVGENLKAHLDKLPLSRQLVTIKTDVDLEFDLEKFRPQAPDTLALMNSYKKLEFKGWMRELEKNLDLSNQANDKNLSTQTAYSLILDEEAFQVLLKQLITSKLWAFDTETTSLDVMQAELVGLSFAIQCKKPVYIPLAHNYPEAPKQLSRDWVLQQLKPLFEDPKQLKIGHNLKYDSGILANYEIPLQGLHFDTMLASYLLDSASNSHSLDSAAIKHLDHKTIRFEEIAGKGSKQKTFNQIDIQEAGPYAAEDADIALRLHEILKPQLETLAGLSKVFSDIEMPLIPVLSRIERHGVLVDAQLLEKQSRSIAKRLLKLEEEAYQLAGKTFNLGSPKQLQTVLFAEQGLPILEKTPKGQASTSESVLQALAIKFPLAKVILKHRSLSKLKSTYTDKLPLQINPKTGRIHTSYHQAAVVTGRLSSSDPNLQNIPARTKEGRKIRQAFIAPAGYKILAADYSQIELRIVAHFSQDKGLLDAFARGLDIHKATAAEVLNIPLDQVSHEQRRSAKAVNFGLIYGMSAFGLAKQLGISREEAKNYIDRYFARYPGVKDYMERTRQQAHEQAYVTTLFGRRLNLAFINSSDPLQRRASERAAINAPLQGSAADIIKKAMITIDHALTQQAFKAHMIMQVHDELVFEVADEDLKSVKQLIEDLMVNTTQLSVPLMVDTQIGSNWSKAL, encoded by the coding sequence ATGAAAAAACCCCTGGTCCTAGTCGATGGCACTTCCTATCTATACCGTGCTTTTCATGCACTTCCGCCGTTAAGTAATTCTAGAGGGGAACCCACCGGCGCCGTTTATGGTGTCATTAATATGCTACGCAGATTAATTAAAGACACTAACCCAGAGTATATGGTAGTGGTTTTTGATGCTAAAGGTAAAACTTTCCGTGAAGAATTATATACGGAGTACAAAGCTCATCGCCCTACGATGCCAGATGACTTACAATTCCAAATAGAACCTCTCTATGCCATCGTGCGTGAATTAGGCTTACCACTCATTATCCATTCAGGCGTTGAAGCCGATGATGTGATAGGGACTTTAGCCGCTAAAGCAGTACAACAACAGCTACCGGTTTTAATTTCTACCGGTGATAAGGATTTTGCGCAATTAGTTTGCGAACACATTACCTTAGTGAACACCATGACCAACTCTCGATTAGACTATCAAGGTGTCGTTGATAAATTTGGTGTCACTCCAGAACAAATAACCGATTATTTAAGTTTGATTGGTGATACGGTGGATAATGTCCCTGGAATTCCCAACGTAGGACCAAAAACTGCAGCAAAATGGCTGAATCACTATGGAACTCTGGAATCACTGATAAAAAACGCCCATGAAATTAAAGGCAAAGTAGGAGAAAATCTTAAAGCGCATCTCGACAAACTCCCCTTATCGCGTCAATTAGTTACGATTAAAACTGATGTCGACCTCGAGTTTGACTTAGAAAAATTTCGGCCCCAAGCTCCTGATACTTTAGCGTTAATGAATAGCTATAAAAAACTAGAATTCAAAGGATGGATGCGCGAATTAGAAAAAAATTTAGATTTAAGCAACCAAGCGAACGATAAAAATCTATCTACACAAACCGCTTATTCATTAATTCTCGACGAAGAAGCTTTTCAAGTACTTTTAAAACAATTAATAACAAGTAAACTCTGGGCATTCGATACTGAAACAACGAGTTTAGACGTCATGCAAGCCGAACTGGTCGGTCTATCTTTTGCCATTCAATGTAAAAAACCTGTGTATATCCCCCTGGCCCATAATTATCCAGAAGCACCCAAACAATTATCTAGAGATTGGGTTTTACAACAATTAAAACCTTTATTTGAAGATCCTAAACAATTAAAAATAGGTCATAACTTAAAATATGATAGCGGCATACTGGCGAATTATGAGATCCCACTGCAAGGGCTTCACTTTGATACCATGTTAGCGTCTTATTTACTCGATAGTGCAAGTAATTCACATAGCCTCGATAGTGCGGCAATAAAACATCTGGACCATAAAACCATACGTTTTGAAGAAATCGCTGGTAAAGGGTCAAAACAAAAAACATTTAATCAAATCGATATCCAGGAAGCCGGTCCTTATGCTGCCGAAGACGCCGATATTGCTTTACGGTTACATGAAATTCTTAAACCGCAATTAGAGACATTAGCAGGTTTATCTAAAGTTTTTAGCGACATTGAAATGCCGTTAATACCCGTATTATCCCGCATTGAGCGTCACGGGGTGTTAGTCGATGCACAATTACTAGAAAAACAAAGTCGTTCGATTGCAAAACGTTTATTAAAACTTGAAGAAGAAGCCTATCAATTGGCCGGTAAAACCTTTAACTTAGGATCTCCAAAACAATTACAAACGGTGTTATTTGCGGAGCAAGGCTTACCTATTTTAGAAAAAACACCCAAAGGCCAAGCTTCAACCTCTGAAAGTGTTTTGCAAGCACTCGCTATAAAATTTCCGCTAGCTAAAGTCATTTTAAAGCATCGAAGTTTAAGTAAATTAAAATCAACCTATACAGACAAACTTCCATTACAGATTAATCCAAAAACCGGTCGTATCCACACCTCTTATCATCAAGCTGCCGTCGTAACAGGACGGCTCTCGTCCTCAGATCCTAATCTACAAAATATTCCAGCACGCACAAAAGAAGGTCGAAAAATCCGACAGGCTTTTATTGCTCCAGCGGGCTATAAAATCCTTGCTGCGGATTATTCTCAGATCGAATTACGTATTGTTGCCCACTTTTCACAAGATAAAGGTTTATTGGATGCGTTTGCACGAGGTCTTGATATTCACAAAGCCACTGCAGCAGAGGTTTTAAATATTCCCTTAGATCAAGTGTCACATGAACAGCGTCGTAGTGCTAAAGCGGTCAATTTTGGCCTCATTTATGGAATGTCTGCCTTTGGCTTAGCCAAACAACTAGGCATTTCACGTGAAGAAGCTAAAAATTATATCGATCGCTATTTTGCTCGTTACCCTGGCGTAAAAGACTATATGGAGCGAACACGGCAACAAGCTCATGAACAAGCTTATGTCACGACCTTATTTGGACGTCGTTTGAATTTAGCCTTTATTAATTCCAGTGATCCTTTACAACGTCGAGCCAGTGAACGTGCTGCAATTAATGCTCCCTTACAAGGTAGTGCAGCAGATATCATAAAAAAAGCGATGATCACTATTGATCATGCTTTAACTCAGCAAGCTTTTAAAGCACATATGATTATGCAAGTTCACGACGAACTGGTGTTCGAAGTCGCTGATGAGGATCTTAAGTCAGTAAAACAACTGATTGAAGATTTAATGGTCAATACCACACAGCTGTCCGTTCCCCTCATGGTCGATACTCAGATAGGATCGAATTGGAGCAAAGCCCTTTAA
- the hfq gene encoding RNA chaperone Hfq, translating to MSKGQLQDPFLNALRKDKVPVSIYLVNGIKLQGLVESFDQFVVLLKNSVSQMVYKHAISTVVPAKNVKLASIDESNDLQNCNVTDEELEISNA from the coding sequence ATGTCTAAAGGGCAACTACAAGATCCTTTTCTAAACGCATTGCGTAAAGATAAAGTTCCTGTTTCGATCTATCTTGTTAACGGGATTAAACTTCAGGGTTTAGTCGAATCATTTGATCAGTTCGTAGTGTTATTAAAAAACTCAGTTAGCCAAATGGTCTACAAACATGCTATTTCAACAGTCGTTCCAGCAAAGAATGTTAAATTAGCAAGTATTGATGAAAGCAATGATCTACAAAATTGTAATGTGACTGACGAGGAACTAGAAATCAGTAATGCTTGA